In the Acidovorax sp. A79 genome, one interval contains:
- a CDS encoding AzlC family ABC transporter permease: MSRRDLVGRTLRHPSFRMAATDMVGTAVGIGAWGLVTGVVMVKSGLPIGMAVFMSLVVYAGSAQLAVIPLMAAGAPLWVVWLTASCVNLRFVIFSSMWRSYFAHLPVRQRLAVGYFSGDVIYVAFMKRFPEPRPQPEQLPYFWGAAATNWLAWQVPSIAGIFLANAVPLSWGLGFAGVLALLGVLLSLLFDRATWLATGVAATAAIAAFALPLKLNILVALAAAVAAGLLMEAVDRRRHKPELLLVPADSVMPPEEREHVEAGDIVPLREERHP; encoded by the coding sequence ATGAGCCGCAGGGACCTCGTCGGCCGCACGTTGCGCCACCCCTCCTTTCGCATGGCCGCCACCGACATGGTGGGCACGGCCGTGGGCATTGGCGCGTGGGGCCTGGTCACCGGGGTGGTCATGGTCAAGAGCGGCCTGCCCATCGGCATGGCCGTCTTCATGTCCCTGGTGGTGTATGCCGGCAGCGCGCAGCTGGCGGTCATCCCGCTGATGGCGGCGGGCGCGCCGCTGTGGGTGGTCTGGCTCACGGCCAGTTGCGTGAACCTGCGCTTCGTGATCTTCAGCAGCATGTGGCGCAGCTACTTCGCGCACCTGCCCGTGCGGCAGCGGCTGGCCGTGGGCTATTTCAGCGGCGACGTGATCTATGTGGCCTTCATGAAACGCTTTCCCGAACCGCGCCCGCAGCCCGAGCAGTTGCCGTACTTCTGGGGCGCGGCGGCCACCAACTGGCTGGCCTGGCAGGTGCCGTCCATCGCGGGCATCTTCCTGGCCAATGCCGTGCCGCTGTCCTGGGGCCTGGGGTTCGCGGGCGTGCTGGCGCTGCTGGGCGTGCTGCTGTCGCTGCTGTTCGACCGGGCCACCTGGCTCGCCACGGGTGTCGCCGCGACGGCCGCGATCGCGGCCTTCGCGCTGCCGCTCAAGCTCAACATCCTGGTGGCCCTGGCCGCCGCCGTGGCCGCGGGGTTGCTCATGGAGGCCGTGGACCGCCGCCGCCACAAGCCGGAACTGCTGCTGGTACCCGCCGACAGCGTGATGCCGCCCGAGGAACGCGAACACGTCGAGGCGGGCGACATCGTGCCGCTGCGCGAGGAGCGCCACCCATGA
- a CDS encoding succinylglutamate desuccinylase/aspartoacylase family protein translates to MNAQHDHSNAAQPLRFELPAPDLGAWRAGNTGTEGVWHFDSGQPGRHVMVSALVHGNELCGAWALKGLLEAGVRPERGTLTLAFCNLDAFDRFDARQHDASRFTDEDLNRQWLDERIDAADTAERRRAAALRPFVARADWLLDIHSMHEPSAPLLLTGIQPRNLELARAMRSPEHIVVDAGHKDGVRMRDYGRFGELEDNGTRSLLIECGFHGDPASRAVAQDQCVRFLAQSGALGDEALARQLPGWRLPDAPRQWALEVTGPVVATSSAFRFVAPYTGLEVFEKAGTLIGDNDGVPVTTPYDDCVLVMPSVRQARAGVTVVRYARRRLL, encoded by the coding sequence ATGAACGCCCAACACGACCACAGCAACGCGGCCCAGCCGCTGCGTTTTGAACTGCCCGCACCCGACCTCGGCGCCTGGCGCGCGGGCAACACCGGCACCGAGGGCGTGTGGCATTTCGACTCGGGGCAGCCCGGGCGCCACGTGATGGTCAGTGCCCTGGTGCATGGCAACGAGCTGTGCGGCGCGTGGGCCCTCAAGGGACTGCTCGAAGCGGGCGTGCGCCCCGAACGCGGCACCCTCACGCTCGCGTTCTGCAATCTCGATGCATTCGACCGGTTCGACGCCCGCCAGCACGACGCCTCGCGCTTCACCGATGAAGACCTCAACCGCCAGTGGCTGGACGAGCGCATCGACGCGGCCGACACGGCCGAGCGCCGCCGCGCCGCCGCGCTGCGGCCCTTCGTGGCGCGCGCGGACTGGCTGCTCGACATCCACTCCATGCACGAGCCCTCGGCGCCCCTGCTGCTCACCGGCATCCAGCCGCGCAACCTGGAGTTGGCCCGCGCCATGCGCTCGCCCGAGCACATCGTGGTGGACGCGGGCCACAAGGACGGCGTGCGCATGCGCGACTACGGCCGCTTTGGCGAGCTGGAGGACAACGGCACCCGTTCGCTGCTCATCGAATGCGGCTTCCACGGCGACCCCGCCAGCCGCGCCGTGGCGCAGGACCAGTGCGTGCGTTTCCTCGCGCAGTCCGGCGCGCTCGGCGACGAGGCACTCGCACGGCAACTGCCCGGCTGGCGCCTGCCCGACGCCCCGCGCCAGTGGGCGCTGGAGGTGACCGGCCCGGTGGTGGCCACCAGCAGCGCCTTCCGCTTCGTGGCGCCTTACACCGGGCTGGAGGTGTTCGAGAAAGCCGGCACCCTGATTGGTGACAACGACGGCGTGCCCGTGACCACGCCCTACGACGACTGCGTGCTGGTGATGCCCTCGGTGCGGCAGGCGCGGGCGGGCGTGACGGTGGTGCGCTACGCGCGGCGGCGCCTGCTGTAG
- a CDS encoding LuxR C-terminal-related transcriptional regulator encodes MSLSRTQQQALARLRQMACLDFSGLQLIEPVLHELHRLIGFDSGVFFYPDAQGALDAYIEPSPAREWMHLYFDPRMKAQELKLVRYSLHDFDAAVRHEHGVLLMEQILQVTHHEFIRSDFYNELARPSEWQDFLSLVLRTPQGRGVGSLKLCRRPGAPRFAPEDIALLERTSPWLARALQPGELDAQDSVVHDSAMLVATPQGRLLWTSPQADQLMALAFGMRWYRRNELPHALCVLLERLRWVEQGGTGRGRAPALPQLDLHNASGWFSLRATQMAAAAGAGEGDFDGGRAVGIHITQRVARVARLLPTLRALGLPQRQHELAYWLARGVPGEQIATRMGISANTATYHRRQIYTRLGVQSRKELQAYLMK; translated from the coding sequence ATGTCCCTTTCCCGCACGCAGCAGCAGGCCCTGGCGCGCCTGCGGCAGATGGCCTGCCTGGATTTCAGCGGGCTGCAGCTCATCGAGCCTGTGCTGCACGAACTGCACCGCCTCATCGGCTTCGATAGCGGGGTTTTTTTCTATCCGGATGCCCAGGGGGCGCTGGACGCCTACATCGAGCCCTCACCCGCGCGCGAGTGGATGCACCTGTACTTCGACCCGCGGATGAAGGCGCAGGAGCTGAAGCTAGTGCGCTACAGCCTGCACGACTTCGACGCGGCCGTGCGCCATGAGCATGGGGTGCTGTTGATGGAGCAGATCCTCCAGGTCACTCACCACGAATTCATCCGCAGCGATTTCTACAACGAGCTGGCGCGGCCGTCGGAGTGGCAGGATTTTCTGAGCCTGGTGCTGCGCACGCCGCAAGGCCGGGGCGTGGGCTCGCTCAAGTTGTGCCGCAGGCCTGGCGCGCCGCGCTTTGCGCCTGAAGACATCGCCCTGCTTGAACGGACCTCGCCCTGGCTGGCGCGTGCCCTGCAGCCGGGCGAGCTGGATGCGCAGGACAGTGTGGTGCATGACAGCGCCATGCTGGTCGCCACGCCGCAGGGCAGGCTGCTGTGGACATCGCCCCAGGCAGACCAGCTGATGGCGCTGGCCTTTGGCATGCGCTGGTACCGCCGCAACGAGCTGCCACACGCGCTGTGCGTGCTGCTGGAGCGCCTGCGCTGGGTGGAGCAGGGCGGCACCGGCCGGGGCCGGGCGCCAGCGCTGCCGCAACTGGACCTGCACAACGCCAGCGGCTGGTTTTCGCTGCGCGCCACGCAGATGGCGGCCGCGGCGGGGGCCGGTGAAGGCGACTTCGACGGCGGCCGGGCGGTGGGCATCCACATCACGCAGCGGGTGGCGCGCGTGGCGCGGCTGCTGCCCACGCTGCGCGCGCTGGGCCTGCCGCAGCGCCAGCACGAGCTGGCGTACTGGCTGGCGCGCGGAGTGCCCGGGGAGCAGATCGCCACGCGCATGGGCATCAGCGCCAACACGGCCACGTACCACCGGCGGCAGATCTACACGCGGCTGGGGGTCCAGAGCCGCAAGGAGCTGCAGGCCTATCTGATGAAATAG
- a CDS encoding FlgO family outer membrane protein, with protein MKSTALLTALAAAALLAGCANNGTPVRTEPTYQEAANNQFLANSRDAVAKLTAGFDLSAAGSGPVLVATVVNVNDLSRSAPLGRTLSEQYASHMASSGFNVKEIKLRGDVFVREGAGELLLSREIKDIARSHNASLVLVGTYSAAANYTYVSLKLVRTEDSRIIRGYDYALPNDRDVQRLLAVQR; from the coding sequence ATGAAATCCACAGCACTTCTGACCGCGCTGGCCGCCGCAGCCCTGCTGGCAGGTTGCGCCAACAACGGCACGCCCGTGCGCACGGAGCCCACGTACCAGGAAGCCGCCAACAACCAGTTCCTGGCCAACAGCCGCGATGCCGTCGCCAAGCTCACCGCGGGCTTTGACCTGAGCGCCGCAGGCAGCGGCCCGGTCCTGGTGGCCACCGTCGTGAACGTGAACGACCTGAGCCGCTCGGCCCCCCTGGGCCGCACGCTGTCCGAGCAGTACGCCTCGCACATGGCGTCCAGCGGCTTCAACGTCAAGGAAATCAAGCTGCGTGGCGACGTGTTCGTGCGCGAAGGCGCCGGCGAGCTGCTGCTGTCGCGCGAGATCAAGGACATCGCGCGCAGCCACAACGCGTCGCTGGTGCTCGTCGGTACGTACTCGGCCGCGGCCAACTACACCTACGTGAGCCTGAAACTCGTGCGCACCGAAGACAGCCGCATCATCCGCGGCTACGACTACGCACTGCCCAACGACCGCGACGTGCAGCGCCTGCTGGCCGTACAGCGCTGA
- a CDS encoding AzlD domain-containing protein translates to MNAPWSSWWDLLEPFIAVAGLAVITVVSRSFFMIPERELPLPDWLKRGLKYAPLAALTAVIAPEILITRGELIDTLMDARLPAVLCASAYYFWRRGILGTIVVGMAVYLPLHIGWGW, encoded by the coding sequence ATGAATGCGCCCTGGTCGTCCTGGTGGGATCTGCTGGAACCCTTCATCGCCGTGGCGGGGCTGGCCGTCATCACGGTGGTCTCGCGTTCCTTCTTCATGATTCCCGAGCGCGAGCTGCCCCTGCCCGACTGGCTCAAGCGCGGCCTCAAGTACGCGCCACTGGCCGCCCTGACGGCCGTGATCGCGCCCGAGATCCTCATCACCCGGGGCGAGCTCATCGATACGCTTATGGACGCCCGGCTCCCCGCCGTCCTGTGCGCGAGCGCGTACTACTTCTGGCGGCGGGGCATCCTGGGGACCATCGTGGTCGGCATGGCCGTGTACCTGCCGCTGCACATCGGATGGGGCTGGTAG
- a CDS encoding Bug family tripartite tricarboxylate transporter substrate binding protein, with protein MPPTFSRRRATAAATALLCGLCLPAASALAQDAYPSKPITIVVGYPPGGSTDLTARTVATELGNKLGVPVVIENVGGAGGAIGAQKVASAAPDGYTLLVGASNEIAINKLVTKKVKYDVKDFTAIGLIASQPLVLVASTGSGVKNLAEFTQKVSKNPGKFSYGSSGVGTSLHLAGEMVKEQGKLFMTHIPYRGVAPLTNDLMGNNLEYGVFVLSSGLPHIRSGKVIALGTTEAKRSATTPEIPALAETPQYKNVDIGVWFALMAPANLPKPVFDKVKKALNDSLQSPDFKKKMEATGSTVAATNVNIDQFLSAEVAKYKKIVEFAKIEE; from the coding sequence ATGCCCCCCACCTTTTCCCGCCGCCGTGCCACGGCCGCCGCCACCGCCCTGCTGTGCGGCCTGTGCTTGCCCGCCGCGTCCGCGCTGGCGCAGGACGCCTACCCCTCCAAGCCCATCACCATCGTCGTGGGCTACCCGCCGGGCGGCAGCACCGACCTCACCGCGCGCACCGTGGCCACGGAGCTGGGCAACAAGCTCGGCGTGCCCGTGGTGATCGAGAACGTCGGCGGCGCGGGCGGCGCCATTGGCGCGCAGAAGGTGGCCAGCGCGGCCCCGGACGGCTACACCTTGCTGGTGGGCGCGAGCAACGAGATCGCCATCAACAAGCTCGTGACCAAGAAGGTGAAATACGACGTGAAGGACTTCACCGCCATCGGCCTGATCGCCTCGCAGCCCCTGGTGCTCGTGGCGTCCACCGGCTCGGGCGTGAAGAACCTGGCCGAATTCACGCAGAAGGTCTCGAAGAACCCCGGCAAGTTCAGCTACGGCAGCTCGGGCGTGGGCACCTCGCTGCACCTGGCGGGCGAGATGGTCAAGGAGCAGGGCAAGCTGTTCATGACGCACATCCCTTACCGCGGCGTGGCGCCGCTGACCAACGACCTCATGGGCAACAACCTGGAGTACGGCGTGTTCGTGCTCTCCAGCGGCCTGCCGCACATCCGAAGCGGCAAGGTGATCGCCCTGGGCACCACCGAGGCCAAGCGTTCGGCCACCACGCCCGAGATCCCGGCGCTGGCCGAAACACCGCAGTACAAGAACGTGGACATCGGCGTGTGGTTTGCCCTCATGGCACCCGCGAACCTGCCCAAGCCGGTGTTCGACAAGGTGAAGAAGGCCCTGAACGACAGCCTGCAGTCGCCCGACTTCAAGAAGAAGATGGAAGCCACCGGCTCCACCGTGGCCGCCACCAACGTGAACATCGACCAGTTCCTGTCCGCCGAAGTGGCCAAGTACAAGAAGATTGTTGAATTCGCCAAGATCGAAGAATGA
- the def gene encoding peptide deformylase codes for MAILPILCYPDPRLHKVARPIEAVDDRVQKLAADMLATMYDAHGIGLAATQVDVHERLVVIDVSEERDAPLVLINPELVWTSAEKHLNDEGCLSVPGIYDGVERFDAVHVRALDAQGQSRVIEADGLLAVCIQHEMDHLMGKVFVEYLSPLKRNRIKTKMIKQQRGARE; via the coding sequence ATGGCAATCCTTCCCATTCTCTGTTACCCGGACCCCCGGCTCCACAAGGTCGCCCGCCCCATCGAGGCGGTGGATGACCGCGTCCAAAAGCTGGCGGCCGACATGCTCGCCACCATGTACGACGCCCACGGCATCGGCTTGGCCGCCACCCAGGTGGACGTGCATGAGCGGCTGGTCGTCATCGACGTGTCCGAGGAGCGCGACGCGCCCTTGGTGCTGATCAATCCGGAACTTGTCTGGACCAGTGCGGAAAAACACCTCAATGACGAGGGCTGCCTCTCGGTGCCCGGTATCTATGACGGCGTGGAGCGCTTCGATGCCGTGCATGTGCGGGCACTGGATGCGCAGGGACAGTCGCGCGTCATCGAGGCCGATGGCCTGCTGGCCGTCTGCATCCAGCACGAGATGGACCACCTGATGGGCAAGGTGTTCGTGGAATACCTCTCGCCGCTCAAGCGCAACCGCATCAAGACCAAGATGATCAAGCAGCAGCGGGGGGCGCGCGAGTGA
- the pyrF gene encoding orotidine-5'-phosphate decarboxylase — translation MTFTDMLRDATAQNNSLLCVGLDPEPTRFPAGMQGETHRIYDFCAAIVDATADLVCAFKPQIAYFAAHGAEDQLERLMQHMRANAPHVPVILDAKRGDIGSTAEQYAKEAFERYGADAVTLSPFMGFDSIEPYLAYHGKGAFLLCRTSNPGGDDLQTQRLASVEGQPLMYEHVARLAQGPWNKNGQLGLVVGATYPQEIERVRGIAPTLPLLIPGVGAQGGDAVATVRAGLRDGGPIIVNSSRSILYASKGSDFAAAARTEAQRTRAVLEAARAR, via the coding sequence ATGACTTTCACCGACATGCTGCGCGACGCCACGGCGCAGAACAACTCCCTGCTGTGCGTGGGCCTGGACCCGGAACCCACGCGGTTTCCCGCGGGAATGCAGGGCGAAACGCACAGGATCTACGACTTCTGCGCGGCCATCGTGGACGCCACGGCCGACCTGGTCTGTGCGTTCAAGCCCCAGATCGCCTACTTCGCCGCGCATGGCGCCGAAGACCAGCTTGAGCGCCTGATGCAGCACATGCGCGCCAACGCGCCGCACGTGCCGGTGATCCTGGACGCCAAGCGGGGCGACATCGGCTCCACGGCCGAGCAGTACGCCAAGGAAGCCTTCGAGCGCTATGGCGCCGATGCGGTCACGCTGTCGCCCTTCATGGGGTTCGACTCCATCGAGCCCTACCTGGCCTACCACGGCAAGGGGGCCTTCCTGCTGTGCCGCACCTCCAACCCGGGCGGCGACGACCTGCAGACCCAGCGCCTGGCCAGCGTCGAAGGCCAGCCGCTGATGTACGAGCACGTGGCGCGTCTGGCGCAGGGCCCCTGGAACAAGAACGGCCAGTTGGGGCTGGTGGTTGGCGCCACCTACCCGCAGGAGATCGAACGCGTGCGCGGCATCGCGCCCACGCTGCCGCTGCTGATTCCCGGCGTGGGAGCCCAGGGGGGCGATGCCGTGGCCACGGTGCGGGCGGGGCTGCGCGACGGAGGGCCGATCATCGTGAACTCGTCGCGCTCGATCCTGTACGCATCCAAGGGCAGCGACTTTGCGGCCGCCGCCCGTACCGAGGCCCAGCGCACCCGCGCGGTGCTCGAAGCGGCGCGCGCGCGCTGA
- a CDS encoding LysR family transcriptional regulator, giving the protein MQLKWLEDFIVLAQERSFTRAAELRHVTHPAFGRRIRALEAWAGTPLVERGGGPVSLTPAGQSFLETAGHMARSLAQSHEELQSLAGRQARTVTLATGRTLARTVVADWLVRLQPLLQNGELCIRTRALADTVAMLERNEADFSLVYHHPALAIRLDARQFTHVTVASDRLVPVSRATAQGQALHRFGQGTALVPYLAYAPQLALGRLVEDHLTQNPHAPRLQRVVECDSADAHYEYVQKGLGVAWLPWSMVHADCKARRLAPAGDARMEVRFDVRLYRPKRRLGPLAEALWKALSQR; this is encoded by the coding sequence ATGCAGCTCAAGTGGCTTGAAGACTTCATCGTTCTCGCGCAGGAGCGCAGCTTCACGCGCGCGGCCGAACTGCGGCATGTGACGCACCCCGCATTTGGCCGGCGCATCCGCGCGCTGGAGGCCTGGGCGGGAACGCCGCTGGTGGAGCGGGGTGGCGGCCCCGTCTCGCTCACGCCCGCGGGGCAGAGCTTTCTGGAGACCGCAGGCCACATGGCGCGCAGCCTGGCGCAATCGCACGAGGAACTGCAGAGCCTGGCCGGCCGGCAGGCCCGCACCGTGACGCTCGCCACGGGCCGCACGCTGGCACGCACCGTAGTGGCCGACTGGCTCGTGCGGCTGCAGCCCCTCCTGCAGAACGGCGAACTGTGCATCCGCACCCGCGCCCTGGCCGACACCGTGGCGATGCTCGAGCGCAACGAGGCCGACTTCTCGCTGGTCTACCACCATCCGGCACTGGCGATCCGGCTGGACGCGCGCCAGTTCACGCACGTCACCGTGGCCTCCGACCGGCTGGTGCCCGTGTCGCGCGCCACCGCGCAGGGCCAGGCGCTGCACCGGTTCGGGCAGGGCACGGCACTGGTGCCCTACCTGGCCTACGCGCCCCAGCTGGCCCTGGGCCGGCTGGTGGAAGACCACCTCACGCAGAACCCCCACGCGCCGCGCCTGCAGCGCGTGGTGGAGTGCGACTCCGCCGACGCCCACTACGAATACGTGCAAAAGGGCCTGGGCGTGGCCTGGCTGCCCTGGTCCATGGTGCATGCCGATTGCAAGGCCCGGCGCCTGGCGCCCGCGGGCGACGCGCGCATGGAAGTGCGCTTCGACGTGCGCCTGTACCGGCCCAAGCGCCGCCTGGGCCCCCTGGCCGAGGCGCTGTGGAAAGCCCTCTCCCAGCGCTGA
- the fmt gene encoding methionyl-tRNA formyltransferase, translating to MRVIFAGTPEFARAALEQLLAAGFTVPLVLTQPDRPAGRGMKLQASPVKQCALDHRIPVAQPRSLRLEGKYPDDAAAARDALLAAQADVMVVAAYGLILPQWVLDLPPRGCLNIHASLLPRWRGAAPIHRAIEAGDGETGITIMQMDAGLDTGPMLLTERLAIAPTDTTASLHGRLASLGGRMIVEALELAACGGLRAEPQPAEGITYAHKIEKAESTIDWSQPATLIGQRIRAFDPFPGASTECAGETIKVWSYEIDSNTPNTGKRHGQIISVDSQGVAVACGEGALRLTTLQRAGGKRLAAADFLRGFDLQPGMVLGAAPAAAVAPA from the coding sequence ATGAGAGTCATTTTTGCCGGCACGCCCGAATTCGCCCGCGCGGCGCTGGAACAGCTTCTGGCCGCAGGCTTCACCGTCCCGCTGGTCCTCACCCAGCCCGATCGCCCCGCGGGCCGCGGCATGAAGCTCCAGGCGTCTCCCGTCAAGCAGTGCGCGCTGGACCACCGCATTCCCGTCGCCCAGCCGCGCAGCCTGCGCCTGGAAGGCAAATACCCGGACGATGCCGCCGCAGCGCGCGACGCCCTGCTGGCCGCCCAGGCCGATGTGATGGTGGTGGCCGCCTATGGGCTCATCCTGCCGCAGTGGGTGCTGGACCTCCCGCCACGGGGATGCCTGAACATCCATGCCAGCCTTCTGCCGCGCTGGCGCGGCGCGGCGCCCATCCACCGCGCCATCGAAGCCGGGGACGGGGAAACCGGCATCACGATCATGCAGATGGACGCTGGCCTCGATACCGGGCCCATGCTGCTCACGGAGCGGCTGGCCATCGCGCCGACGGACACGACCGCCTCCCTGCACGGCCGGCTGGCCTCCCTGGGCGGCCGCATGATCGTGGAAGCGCTCGAACTGGCCGCCTGCGGGGGCCTGCGGGCAGAGCCCCAGCCAGCCGAAGGCATCACCTATGCCCACAAGATCGAAAAAGCCGAAAGCACCATCGACTGGTCTCAGCCTGCCACGCTGATCGGGCAGCGCATCCGGGCCTTCGATCCCTTTCCTGGCGCCAGCACCGAATGCGCAGGAGAAACGATCAAGGTATGGAGCTATGAAATAGATAGCAATACACCAAATACTGGCAAGCGCCACGGCCAGATAATCTCGGTGGACAGCCAGGGCGTGGCGGTGGCCTGCGGCGAAGGCGCGCTGCGCCTGACCACCTTGCAGCGCGCCGGCGGCAAGCGGCTGGCGGCAGCGGATTTCCTGCGGGGGTTCGACCTGCAGCCCGGCATGGTGCTGGGCGCCGCGCCCGCCGCGGCGGTGGCGCCGGCATGA
- a CDS encoding phosphoglycerate kinase: MNILRFSDLCAQGKAQGQRVFIRADLNVPQDDAGRITEDTRIRASIPCIRMALDAGAAVMVTSHLGRPTEGEFKPEDSLAPVAARLAELLGREVPLVSNWVDGVAVAPGQVVLLENCRLNVGEKKNKEDLARKLAALCDIFVNDAFGTAHRAEGTTYGIAQFAPIACAGPLLSAEIDALTKALAHPQRPLAAIVAGSKVSTKLTILKSLADKVDQLIVGGGIANTFMLAAGLPIGKSLAEPDLLEEARAVIAAMKARGAEVPIPTDVVTAKSFAADAPATVKAAADVAEDDLILDIGPDTAARLAAQLKSAGTIVWNGPVGVFEFAAFENGTREIAKAIADSPAFSIAGGGDTLAAIAKYGIDKQVGYISTGGGAFLEVLEGKTLPAFEILEKRAVTSV; this comes from the coding sequence ATGAACATCCTCCGTTTTTCCGATCTCTGTGCCCAGGGCAAGGCCCAAGGCCAGCGCGTCTTCATCCGCGCCGACCTGAACGTTCCACAGGACGACGCCGGCCGCATCACCGAAGACACCCGCATCCGCGCATCCATTCCCTGCATCCGCATGGCGCTGGACGCGGGCGCCGCGGTGATGGTGACCAGCCACCTGGGCCGTCCGACCGAAGGCGAATTCAAACCCGAGGATTCCCTGGCCCCCGTGGCCGCGCGCCTGGCCGAGCTGCTGGGCCGCGAGGTGCCCCTGGTCTCGAACTGGGTGGACGGCGTCGCCGTCGCCCCCGGCCAGGTCGTGCTGCTGGAGAACTGCCGCCTGAACGTGGGCGAGAAGAAGAACAAGGAAGACCTGGCCCGCAAGCTGGCCGCGCTGTGCGACATCTTCGTGAACGATGCCTTTGGCACCGCCCACCGCGCCGAAGGCACGACCTACGGCATCGCCCAGTTCGCACCGATCGCCTGCGCCGGCCCGCTGCTGTCGGCCGAGATCGATGCCCTGACCAAGGCCCTGGCCCATCCCCAGCGCCCGCTGGCGGCCATCGTGGCGGGCTCCAAGGTATCGACCAAGCTCACCATCCTCAAGAGCCTGGCCGACAAGGTGGACCAGCTCATCGTGGGGGGCGGCATTGCCAACACCTTCATGCTGGCGGCGGGCCTGCCCATCGGCAAGAGCCTGGCCGAGCCCGACCTGCTGGAAGAAGCGCGCGCCGTGATCGCCGCCATGAAGGCGCGGGGCGCGGAAGTGCCGATCCCGACCGACGTGGTCACCGCCAAGAGCTTTGCCGCCGACGCCCCCGCCACCGTCAAGGCCGCGGCCGATGTGGCCGAGGACGACCTGATCCTGGACATCGGCCCCGACACCGCCGCCCGCCTGGCCGCCCAGCTCAAGTCGGCGGGCACCATCGTCTGGAACGGCCCCGTGGGCGTCTTCGAATTCGCCGCCTTTGAGAACGGCACGCGCGAGATCGCCAAGGCCATCGCCGACTCGCCCGCGTTCAGCATCGCCGGTGGTGGCGACACCCTGGCGGCCATCGCCAAATACGGCATCGACAAGCAGGTGGGCTACATCTCCACGGGAGGTGGGGCCTTTCTGGAAGTGCTGGAAGGCAAGACGCTGCCCGCGTTTGAAATCCTCGAAAAACGCGCCGTTACCAGTGTTTGA